A stretch of the Halomonas sp. CH40 genome encodes the following:
- a CDS encoding LysR family transcriptional regulator, producing the protein MNHTLPPLGALRAFEATARLGSVTAAANELSVTHGAVSRQLKSLDEHFGVALLTKEGRGLVLTPHGQRLQSGVGEAFARLRDSCAALKDELRQAPFTLACPGSLLARWLIPRLDRLHAALPALNLQVVVSDTEQPDTHSATSAHLAFSEPPWPAEAAVIKLMPEQICAVVSPALARHCDPHHPATLLANTLLYTASRPQAWPQWASAQGLEQPALEEALQKGQGFDHLFYLIEAAAAGMGVAIAPTLLVEDDLRSGRLVAPWGSIETTARLCLWLPPAWQGGHQPHGTRLANWLKQELGSQ; encoded by the coding sequence ATGAACCACACCCTCCCCCCGCTCGGCGCCCTGCGCGCTTTTGAAGCGACCGCCCGGCTGGGCAGCGTGACCGCCGCTGCCAACGAGCTGAGCGTGACCCACGGCGCCGTCAGCCGCCAGCTGAAAAGCCTCGATGAACATTTTGGTGTGGCGCTGTTGACCAAGGAAGGCCGTGGCCTGGTCTTGACGCCCCACGGGCAACGCTTGCAAAGCGGCGTGGGCGAGGCGTTTGCGCGACTGAGGGATAGTTGTGCAGCGCTCAAGGATGAGCTGCGTCAGGCGCCCTTCACCCTAGCCTGCCCCGGCAGCCTGCTGGCGCGCTGGCTGATCCCCCGGCTTGACCGCTTGCATGCGGCGCTGCCGGCGCTCAATTTACAGGTGGTGGTGAGTGACACTGAACAGCCTGACACCCACAGCGCCACCAGCGCCCACCTGGCCTTTTCCGAGCCGCCTTGGCCAGCGGAGGCAGCGGTGATCAAGCTGATGCCCGAGCAGATCTGCGCGGTGGTAAGCCCGGCGCTGGCCAGGCACTGCGACCCGCATCACCCAGCTACCCTGCTGGCCAATACCTTGCTGTATACCGCCTCACGCCCCCAGGCATGGCCGCAATGGGCCAGTGCCCAGGGGCTTGAACAGCCAGCGCTGGAAGAAGCCCTGCAAAAAGGCCAGGGCTTTGACCATCTGTTTTATCTGATTGAAGCGGCAGCGGCGGGTATGGGAGTAGCGATTGCGCCTACCCTGCTGGTTGAGGATGACTTGCGCAGTGGCCGCCTGGTTGCCCCCTGGGGAAGCATAGAGACAACCGCCCGGCTATGCCTGTGGCTGCCCCCAGCATGGCAGGGTGGTCATCAGCCGCACGGCACCCGGCTGGCCAACTGGCTAAAGCAGGAGCTGGGCAGCCAGTAG